The Bacteroides sp. AN502(2024) DNA segment TGCGGAAGCTCGATAAACTCACCTTGAGCCGTTTTACCAGATGATTGCTCGGCGGCATAACGGGATTTGCTGTCATAAAACCGCCATACAGGGATATTGAGTTCCTCTAATCTTGACTTATAAGTCACTTTGTGCTCTTTGCAGTAGTTCATTATTTCTACTACTTCTTCTCGTGTCATCATAACTTGGCTTTTTGGACGTAAAGTTAATGATGGAAGGTGGAGACGAAAATACGTGGTTTACCGAATGCTTACTTTGAATCGAATGCCGGACGTAGATTGAGTGGAATTTGACGATAAAGGCGGCGGTTAAGGACGTAGATGATGCTGCATGTGCCTTTGAGGGCGATTTCAAGAACTTCGTGTTCGAGTGTGGATTGAAAGCCGCTGACTATGGCTATTTCATGATTACGACTTACTTCATTTGCCCAATTAATAGTTGGTATCACAGAAGATGGATTGACCTTCCGTGAGGCGAGAAATCCTACCTTGCGCAGGGGCAATAAGTCCATATTTCCGAGATACTGCGGTTCCATCGTTTATTCCTCACAGTTCAGTTCATCACCCATACGATATTTGATGTCGTAGTTGATGATAAAGTCAAGTTCTTCTTCTGTAAATCCGTAATGTCTCGCCAAAACCTTGTCGATTTCGTCAATATATTTTTTAGATTTCCCAATTTTATATTCTTTGAATTGTGAAACATTGTAATTAGATGAGTTTTCTGATGAACGTATATTCGCATTATTTTCTATACTATGAACATAACGCTTATATATCCTATCAATAACATAATATTCTGTAACTGCAGGAATAGGTGTCGCTTCAATTTCAGTCCCTTTCCAATTTAGATTATCTGAGAGGATTTGATATATAAGAAATGAAAGGTTACTACTAAGTACGGCAGCAATAAAACTTTGTTTGTTTTTGTCAACATAGATAGTCCTTTCTGCTGAAGAATTATTTGTGAAAGTGGTAATAAGTTTAAAATAGCGTCCTCCTGCAAATTTGTAAACAATAGGTGCACCATAACTTACAAGAAATGAGCTTAATGTTTTACAGCCATTGATCTTCTCAAGTATATTCATTTCTATATCAAGACTGATTTTGGGAATACGATTACGAAAATTGAATTGTATAACATTGATGTATTTAATTGTACTAAATATCAAATGTAATTCATTCCCTTCTGACCTGCGATAGATATGAGTAGAGTATAGAGATTTACATTTTTTACTGTCATTGTTAAGCCGAATGATGCAGGTATTAACCATTGCATTCTCAAATAAAGGTTTTGGGCGGACTGCAAAACTTGCAACATGAATATTAGAACACCTATTTCGTATAATGTTTTGTATCGCAGTAGTAGCATCTGATGCGATGAATCCAATTGGTACAATAAAACTTAGAGGGGCATTGTTATGCAATAAAGACATACATCGTTCTATACATAGAACATAGGTATCATTACTTCCTTTGATGTTCTGGATTTTATTGGATTTAGTACAATTATACCGCTGTTTATAATAATCTAATATTTGTCGTTCAACCTTTGCTCCATACGGCGGGTTCCCTATAATCACATCAAAACCACCATTTCCATGAATGATGTCATAGAACTCAGCTACCCAATTGAAGGGTTGGTGGGTGCTGAGCCATTCTTCGAAAGGAATACCCGATGCCGTAGCATTATAGAGGTAATGATTCAGGGTATCGTTAAGTGTAGTCAGAAGGTCACGGAGCTGGCGTTTGGCAGCAATGAATTCTTCATGATGCTCCGATTCCTGTGTAAGCTGCAAGTGCTTGAATAATTTGAATGTCCGAGCCACTTTATCCATCTCACCAGCCACATTTTCTTCAAAATCGTGTTTTGCAAACATATCACCATTATGGTCTCTGACTATGCTTTCGGCATTGGCATAGCCCACGAGAGTATTGCCACACCGAATGTTAAAGTCGATGTCCGGCAGCGGGTCAAGACCAAGATTATCGGCAAGCGGTTGCACATCCACTACAGCCACCATTTTAAGGAACAGGCGCAGTTTGGCTATCTCCGTGGCTTCAGCCATTATATCGACCCCGTAGAGATTGCGGAGAATGATAGACTTATAGATGAAGTAATGGATATTGGAACGATACTTGCTCTTGATTTCGTCAAGGGCTTTTTGCGTATCGGGTGACTTCCGTTCAATACTTTCAAGCCGCATGATACAATCATAGTAAAGAGGTTCAAGTATATTCATTGCCGCAAAAAGGAATGCACCGGAACCGCAAGTCGGGTCAAGGATAGTCACCGATCGGAGAGCGTTGTAGAAATTGTAGATAAATGCCTGCGAGGCATTGCCTGCGTTTATAAGGTCGGAGGCAAATTGGCGAATGTCAAGGTTGTAAGTTATGAAATCGTTGATGGATGTAACCTCTCCATTCTTGATTTTACCCAGAATATCCTCGCAACGCTGCAAACGTTCGATGGTTTCCCGCCAAATTTCCGTTGGCAGGGCGAATGGTTCGGGAGTCTTTGTGTTCCAATCTTTACGGCGTTCCAAAAGGTCGGGCGTGGTAGTGTCAAGACCGATAAAGATATTTTCAGGAATGCGCTCGCGCCAATCGGGGGTATAGCCTTGCTTCACCGCATCAAAAATGTAGCGGTCACCACTTTGCCGGAGTTGTTGCCATATCCAACCATCGGGAGCAAAAAGTTCTGCCATAGATTTGGATGCTGTGCTTACTTTGTCAAACAGGAATGGCAGGATGGTATTGCGCCCAATATATTCTGTTATGTCCTCTTTGGTATAGTAAGCCCCCATTTGGGCACGGTCGTTGATGTACTGTTCGAAGATATAGCCAAGCACATCAGGGTTTATGTCCTTGCCGGATGCTGTTACGCGAGTGTCAAGATGCCACTGCCATTTATCGAAGAAAGCAAAGAGTGAGACGAAGGCATCGTCGGCGATGTCAATGTCGTCATATTCACGTTCTATCTTGTGGCTGTCAAACATGCCGCCATTCAGATAAGGGATACGTCCGAATTGCTGCTTAAACTCTCTGTCATGGTTGGGCTTGTTCAGCCCGTCAGAAAAGAGACGGGTCAGGAAGCCACGATAAAAGGTGGAGAAAAAACGGTCTTCGCCACGCTCCTTGCGGCACCAGTCCAGCTTATCACGAAGGTAGTTGGCATTACTGTCCAAAAAACCTTTCTTTTGAATGAAGTAGCAAAACATCAGGCGGTTGAGCATTACGGACGCATACCACTGTTTGTTGCGGTTGTCTTTTTCGGGCAGTTGGTCGTCTATGCCTGTAATGAATTTGGCAAAAGCCTTATGCTCTTTGCGGAAGCCGGCATAAAAATCCTTGGTAATCTTCTCAGCATTGACGGAAAAGGCGCGGTGTACAGCCTCTTTTACATCAACAATCGTAGTCTTTTCTGCAGGGTCAAACTCTAAGTCCTGCATCTTCGAAAAAAGGAAATCCGCCTTCTCCGGAGATTCATACTCGATGCTTACGAGGTCGCGCTTATCCACATTCTTTACCGGAATAATCCATTGGTGATGTCCGGGCTTATTACGGAGGATGTAAATGGCAATATAATCCTGGGCTTGTTTGCGAAGCTGTGAATCAATTCTCCGAGAAAGTGATGTTTTGGGCAGTTCGTCAACCTCTGCTACAACTACTTGCAGTCCGCTGCGGTCGGTAACGGTATGGAATTGGTAATCTGTATCATCTATGATTATTGGCAGAAGTTCCGCCCGAACCTTCCACTTGTTCCAGCCCAATTCACAGACAAAAAGGTTCCGGAAATCTCCATCTTGGAGCAACTGTTGAAATATACGTTTATTCACGGTGTGTTATTCTTTGCGAAGCCCCATAGAGCAGATTATTTGATTCTCCTTGTCATTGATGTCCTCGTCAGCCATGATGCATAGTTGGTTGTTGCGGCGAAGTTCAAGCACATATTCCACGATGTCGTCATCGGCTTGTTTCCCTGTCTTTTTGAGCATACGACCAAGGTGGAACTTGGAAGTTTCCTGAAGCGGATAGTTGTAAATATCATCAATGGCATATTTCAATTCCTCGCGACGGTCGGCATTGAAGAACAGGTTTTCTCCTTGGTCATAATATTGTTCAAGAAGCTGCACAATGCGGTAACGGGTGGAAAAACGGTTGCCAAGCATGCCGCCTATGTTGCTGACAGCTTGTTCGCGGATAATCTCTACAGCCTTGCCGACAAGTTCATGATGATTGTCGAGAGGTTGCTGTGCCTGAGTATCAGGATGGCAAGCGAGAGCCTGAAGTATGCGCTGCTGGCTTTGCGATATGATATTGCCCTCTTTGTCAAGCCATGTGAGCACATCAAAGTCATTAGCGGTGCGTGCATAGGTCACAACACCCTCAATGCCGTTCTCGTCGGTAAGGCGTGTTGAATAGACCATATTCTGCATTTGCGGAATGATGTCTTTGAGTTTCTTGTCGGCTTTGACGGCATTGCTCCATATCTGGAATGCTTGCGAAGCAAGGTCAACATCATTGTCATCATCGGCATCGTCAAGCACTCCGGCTTTCTCATTGAACATATCCCGAAGATTCTTCTCGTTCCCCTCAAAAAACACTTCATCAGAGCCTACGATATTAGCGTTGGCATTAATACGGTCGTTCAACCGGCTGCGAAGATTGATGATGTCTTCAATGCCATCGGCAGGAAAGAAAGAGTAGCAGTAAATCTTGTCGGCTTGCTGACCGATACGGTCCACACGTCCGGCACGTTGAATCAGGCGGATAATAGCCCACGGCAAGTCATAGTTTACGATAACATGTGCATCCTGAAGGTTATGTCCTTCGGAAAGCACATCGGTGGCAATGAGAATGCGGGTCTGTTCATCGGGTGCATATTTACCTGCGGCATCATTACTGTCCGGCGAAAACCGCTCAACAATAGCTGTGGGATTGTCCCGGTTGCCTGTGGCGTAGTCTACATTCGTGAAGCCACGTTTACGGAGTTGATAATAGATATAACGTGCCGTGTCTGAGAATTGTGTGAACACTACAACTTTGTCATTGCGGTGCGCATTACCACGAAGAAGGGTTTCCAGCTCATTGAGTTTCTGGTCTTTCTCCTGTTCCCATTTCCCGCACAGTCTAATCATGGAAAGAATGGTTTCACAATCCTTTTTGAGTTTCTGTTTAAGAGTACGTTTGAAGTATTTGGTGTCGAGCCACGAGAGGTTGGACTTGTTGGCAATGATGTTATAATACTCTCCGGCTTTCCTCATATATACAGCTATGTCGGTGGGTATATTCAAAGAGGCATCAACCGTCGTGTCGGAATCATGCTGCCCAAAGATGCCAGTGCCATTATCTTCGTCCTCCGTGTAATCTTCAGGCAGATTGTTGTCGTCACCGATAGGCACAGGCAACTTATTGTCGAGCGCATAAAGGTAAACGCAATTACGAAGTATGTGACGATAAAGCGTGAGAAGGAAAGCAAAGCCGCTCGAATCCATACGCTTGAAAAACGTGGATTTGCAAAACCCCATCATTCTTGACCCGGCACGGGATAGGTTTTCAATTAACGCAGAAATATGTTTGGGCACATCGGCTGTTTCTTTTTCACTGATATACAGGCTCAAACCGTAGCGTGGAAGGGCGAGTTCCTCCATCAGGGCAATCATATCCTCGGAGTAAAGGCGGGTATATTGGTCTCCGGATTCGGTTTTGAACTTGATAGATTTCGGAATGCGGTCAGGAAAATAAGAGCGGTCGCCATTGGGAAATTCCAGATATTTCCTGCCATTGCCATCATCGGTTTTAGCAAAATTCTCACGGATAAACGAACGTGTACGGCGGACAAGGAACAGTTTCATCAGTTCATTCCAGTCTTCCACGTTCTCGCTTTGGTTGAATGCTCTGATGGTGCGGATATGCACGTCACCATGACGCTGCATGAACCCCCGCTCTCCGCCGAGGCTTTCAATGTAACGTTCCGGACGAATGCCGAGGTCTTGGTCGTCATTGATGAAAAGTCGGAGTTGGTTGCTGAGGTCGCTGTAATGTTTGTTATATGGAGTGGCGGTCAGGAGCAACACACGGCTTGATTGACGCTCTATAAGTTGACGGATTTGGTTGTAACGTTTACCGGCGTTGCGAAGGTTATGGCTTTCATCCACGATTATCAAGCGGAAATAGCGCATATTGTCGATGTCCATCACTTTTGACATTGACATAACTTCGGCTTTGAGGTCGTATTTCTTGATATACTTTCGCCACATTTCCTGAAGATTTGCCGGGCAAATAATCAGGGTGCTTGTGGCGTATGTCATTTCATATATCTTGGCAACTGCACAAGCCGTAATGGTTTTACCGAGACCTACCACATCGCCAATCATAGCACCGCGCCGTCTATCGTTATTGAGGTGGCGTGCTACAATTTTGACAGCGTTCTGCTGGAAATCAAAAAGTTCCCTCTGAAATATCGGTGGCAGTGTAAACTCCTTTATTCCGTTACGTGCCTCTTCGCTGAGATGGTAAGCAATTTTGAGATAAATATGGTAAGGTGGAATCAGTTTGTCCGCCGCCCAACTTTCATCTATAGCCTTGACAAGCTCATCGGTAATGTCAACGCAGAAACGGTCGTTCCAGCGGTCGTTAAACCATATATTGAATTTTTCCGCCTGGTCTCGGTCGCCAAATTCAGCATTGAGTTCTCCCTGTTTGGTAAGTCCTGAATAAGTGAGGTTGCTACTGCCCATTATAGCTTGAATGGGATTTGAACGGTCATCAGGACGGTATGCAAGATATAGTTTGGCGTGAAGCGGCTCACGAACGGATAGTTTTACTACAACTTTCTTGGACTTGAGTTGTGCCGAAAGTTGGCGCAGTGCCCATTCATCTTGTTTTGTGGGGATTCCTATAAGAAGTTGGTGGCGAAAATCCCGTGCAATCTGCCGCTTAGCTTTCTGTACCATGTCTGCATCAGGCGTATTGTCATCTTGACCATAAAGTATTTTCACCAATTCTGCCGGAGGTTGGTGCATACCTATAAGTAACCGGCAGGTTCGGTGGATACTTTCAGAGCCTTCAATGACAAAATCTCCATCCAACTGCTCAACTTGTCGCACGACTTTTGTCCATCCGCGCAGATTGAAATATCCTACGCAAAAGTCCACTCGTTTTACACCAAGATTGTTGATGATATCATTGAGACCATCTTCAAATTTTATTTCAATATTATCGTATATACGAGCCATAACTGTCTATTAAAAAATTCCTCTCTTGCCAAGAGACAGATAAGTCACTCTATCTTGTTGATATTAAACTGTTTTATCGCATTTGTACGGATAAATTTGCTAAACATCCAATATTTCTCGCAAAACAAATACACGGCAACAAATAAGATTTTTAGCGTTTTAGAACCAATATTGTCCTAAATAAATTTTGAGCATGAGCTAACTGACTATACTGTTAAGTATAGCCTCGAGAGTTCAAAATCAATCCCCCCTAATCGTTTTCGATGGTTTCGGGAGGTGGTGTAAATGGTTGATCAAGCCATTTTTGGAGGTCGATTTTGGTAAATGTGTTCAGCCGGAGCGTGACCACAAGGTTAGCCAATGCCCATTTGTATCTTGCGATGTGCTTTAGCCATGTCAGAATCAGCATTGTAGTCATAGCAGTCCATATTTGGGTCTCTACGGCATTGCGGGATGTGCCGATAAAGCTCTTGATGCGTAGCAGTTGCTTGAGGTTGCGAAAGAAGATTTCTATGTTCCACCGAGCCTTGTACAGAGCCGCTATGCTTGATGCTGCCAATGTGAAGTTGTTTGTGAGTAACTCAATTTCAAAACCGTGTTCATCGTTCCATACTGCGATGCGACGTAAACGTTTGGGATATTTGGATTTGGCCGCCGAGAGTTCGAACTCGATTATTTCGTCAATAAGTACATTCTGAGCGTGTTTTTCAGGCAAAGGCAACTCCTCTATGGCTTTGTACCGGATATTGTCTTTATGACGCACTACAAAGAACACGTTGCTGCTGTCCCAATTATTCAGCAATGAGTAGTCACAGTAGCCTCGGTCGGCTACTACAATACTATACGGATGTAACTCAATATCAAAAGCAGCTTTGTTGTCGGTGGTTTTGCCATCGGTGATATTCACGAACTCCGGCAAAAGACTGTCATAGTCCAATAGCGTGTGCATCTTGACCGCCCCCTTGGTGGTAGTGTAATGTGCCCAGTCATATATTGACAGAGTCAATGACACCAATGTGGAGTCGAGCAGTTTTATCGGCATCTTGAAACGGAACTTTCTTCGTTGCCATAGGGCTTGCTGTCCGAAATACTGAAACAACGAGTAGAATATGCCGCGAAAAACCGAACTGTCTCGGTTGGCGTTCTGATATGCTACCGTTGACTTGGATGGTGCACGGTTGATTCCCAAATGATTGAGGTTGCCGGTGGCTGATTTCAGCCCGTTTGAGATATCTCTGACTGAATCACATCCTGAGAATTGGCTGAAAATCATGCTAACAAACTGACTCCATGTATTGTAGCCCTTACAATGCTTGTCTGACCCCGAAGATTTTATGATTTTCCTGATATTTTCTTTCGGGAGATGTGATATTACCTGTGCGAAAAGTGTTATATTTGCCATAGGAAGTAGATGAGTTGGTGGCTCGCTACTAAGGTAGTCATTTTACCTTAGTTCTACTTCCTTTTTATTTGTTCTCCCAATTTATTTAGGACAATATTGTTTTAGAACCTAAAAATCATAATTTTGCGTAACTTTGCGTTATAATATCCGTCTCTTGGCAAGTGTCGGACAGATTCGCTAAACATTCATGGCTTACAGCAAATCCAGTATTTTCTTGTTGGCTTTGTCCACCACGGAAGTATCAAGCGATGCAAGATAAATCTGCGTGGTGTTTTCCGAATCATGCCCCATGCCCTCGCTGATGACAGCGATAGGCACATTGCGGCTTTTGGCGATGCTTGCCCATGAGTGGCGACCGACATACATTGTCAAGGGGATAGGCAAATCCAGCTGTTTTCCGATTTTCTTCAGCAAATGGTTCACACGGTGAAGTTCGTTGGCGTATTGTTTCCGATAGTCTTCATCCCGTACTGTAATGATAGGCAAGAGGTATTCCGTTTCATTTACCGGATATTTGTCAAGTATCTCCTGCATACACCTTTCCCATTTGATGAACAGTTGTTGCCCCGTTTTACGCCTACGGTAAGAAAGGATGCCGTTCTGCAAATCCTTCTTCCTCAGATATGCCATGTCGATGAACGACATACCTCTTGTATAGAAACAGAACAGGAACATATCACGGGCAAAATTAAGGTTGGACTTCAATGACAAGTCCAGCCCTTTGATGCGCTTGATGTCGTTCAGTGAAATGGCTCGCTTCAAGGTCTTTTCCACTCCGGTATAAACAAACCTGAAAGGATGCCGTTGTTCGGTCAGCCCGTTTTCCACCGCACGGTTATAGACCGCTTTCAGAATGCGCATATAGAACGATATGGTATTGGGTGAATTCCCCCTGCCTTTCAGATAAGCCTCGTATTCCGCACACAAATCGGTGTTAAGTTGGTCAAACAAGACCTCGTGGTCATTCATGAAACCGCTGAAACTTCGGAGTGCGGCTGTATAGGTTTCCGAAGTGCGTACCTTTCCCAAGCGTTTCAACCTCGCTATCTGTTGGCGGATATAAGCGTTGAATGACAGCTCTTGCCTGTTGTCATGAAACGGCATGACAATCTCATCAGCTGTGAAAGAACCGGATTGGCTCAATGTGTGTATAATCTTATTCAGCCTGTCTTTGTCCCACTTGATGCGTGAACTTATCGAAAGAAGATAGTTATTCCGTTCTTGCTCATTCGGGATATGGTGTAGGATAACCGCTTCGGAATGGCTGTCCCATTCCGAAGCGAAAAGTTTATAGTCTGTATTTATCTGCCTTACCACACGGTTATGAATCACCTGATAGTATAGCGTACCTTCCTTGCCGTTCACGGTGGACGGGCGAAACTTGACCTTTACCGATGCCATATCAATCGGATTTAGGGTTGTTGGCATTGGACTTGAATTTGCTTTTCAAGTCCTCCTGCATCAGGCTGTCTGAAACGGCTTTCAGGGATGTGTCATACCCGTCTGCCTGCTTCCGCACCCATTTGATGGCTTTCTCGTCCCGTTGGATGTCGAACACCTCATTTAGCCAAAGCAGACGGTCTGCATCGCATCCGCCCCATGAGCGGATGGCACGGAACTTCAACGCATCGTCGGCATATTGCCGTTTGGACTGCCATTGCTCGATGTTGCCCCACAGGGATAGGGCGCATACCACGCCAAGCCCCACAACGAAAGAGAAGACCTTGCTTGACTTGATGTCGAAACTATGCTTGTGGATATGTTCCTGCGGTTGCAACTCTTGTTCTTCCCCTTGTTCTTCCTGCGTCTTGATTGCATCGAGTTTGTGCAGGGTCAGGGTGGAAAGTTGCGAGTATGCTTTCCACTGCCTTGCCAGCAAACCCTTAATCTCTTCGAATTGGGCTTTTACCGTTTCCGCTACCGCATCCTTAATCGGGGACAAATCCGGCTTGTCATTTCCGGTTTGTGGTTGCTTGGTTATCACTCTTGGAAGTTCTTCCAACTTACCGTTTATGCCTTTCAAGGCTGTTTTGATTTCCTCAAAGAGGATGAATACATTGTTATCTGCCATAGTTACCAGTTGATTTTACGTTGTTTTTTCTTTTTCTTGTTTCTCAGGTACGGGTCGTAAGGCGGCTGTTCCTCCGGTTGATTACTTGGAGTGAACAAGCCTAACGAGCCGTTAATAAGGTCGCTTCCGCTGTTTGAGATTGGGCTTATTTCTTCCCGATTAGCTTGTTGTTGATTGGCTTGTATCTGCCTTCCCTCATGATTATTGCGCTTTAACGCCGCATCAATCTTGGAATAACTGAGCCGTCTGTCCACTTTAGAGCCGTTGAAACGGTAGCCGTTCATGGAGAATACGACACCTTGGATTTCATTTGTCTGTCCCTTGTACTTGAACTCTACATCAATACCTTGCCGTTTCAAGTTATTGACAAGCACATTCCAGTTACCACACCTGCCAACCTCCGTTTTAAGAATCTGATACAGTTCATACTTCGTTTTGTCCGGCTCGCGTAGTCGGTCAATCTTCACCTGTTCCTTGCCGTTGGCAAAGTGAAGCCCGTACTTCTTGGTCAGCTCCTTGCAGATGCGCTCGCTTCGGAAACGGTCGTTCCTGTCGGAAATGGTCTTGCCGTTGTTGTCAATGCGGTTGAACGCTATATGAACGTGCGGATGCTCCCTGTCGAAGTGCCGCCCGATGATGTACTGCGTATCCCTGATGCCCATCCTCTCCATATACTCACGGGCTATCT contains these protein-coding regions:
- a CDS encoding DNA methyltransferase, yielding MNKRIFQQLLQDGDFRNLFVCELGWNKWKVRAELLPIIIDDTDYQFHTVTDRSGLQVVVAEVDELPKTSLSRRIDSQLRKQAQDYIAIYILRNKPGHHQWIIPVKNVDKRDLVSIEYESPEKADFLFSKMQDLEFDPAEKTTIVDVKEAVHRAFSVNAEKITKDFYAGFRKEHKAFAKFITGIDDQLPEKDNRNKQWYASVMLNRLMFCYFIQKKGFLDSNANYLRDKLDWCRKERGEDRFFSTFYRGFLTRLFSDGLNKPNHDREFKQQFGRIPYLNGGMFDSHKIEREYDDIDIADDAFVSLFAFFDKWQWHLDTRVTASGKDINPDVLGYIFEQYINDRAQMGAYYTKEDITEYIGRNTILPFLFDKVSTASKSMAELFAPDGWIWQQLRQSGDRYIFDAVKQGYTPDWRERIPENIFIGLDTTTPDLLERRKDWNTKTPEPFALPTEIWRETIERLQRCEDILGKIKNGEVTSINDFITYNLDIRQFASDLINAGNASQAFIYNFYNALRSVTILDPTCGSGAFLFAAMNILEPLYYDCIMRLESIERKSPDTQKALDEIKSKYRSNIHYFIYKSIILRNLYGVDIMAEATEIAKLRLFLKMVAVVDVQPLADNLGLDPLPDIDFNIRCGNTLVGYANAESIVRDHNGDMFAKHDFEENVAGEMDKVARTFKLFKHLQLTQESEHHEEFIAAKRQLRDLLTTLNDTLNHYLYNATASGIPFEEWLSTHQPFNWVAEFYDIIHGNGGFDVIIGNPPYGAKVERQILDYYKQRYNCTKSNKIQNIKGSNDTYVLCIERCMSLLHNNAPLSFIVPIGFIASDATTAIQNIIRNRCSNIHVASFAVRPKPLFENAMVNTCIIRLNNDSKKCKSLYSTHIYRRSEGNELHLIFSTIKYINVIQFNFRNRIPKISLDIEMNILEKINGCKTLSSFLVSYGAPIVYKFAGGRYFKLITTFTNNSSAERTIYVDKNKQSFIAAVLSSNLSFLIYQILSDNLNWKGTEIEATPIPAVTEYYVIDRIYKRYVHSIENNANIRSSENSSNYNVSQFKEYKIGKSKKYIDEIDKVLARHYGFTEEELDFIINYDIKYRMGDELNCEE
- a CDS encoding helicase-related protein, translating into MARIYDNIEIKFEDGLNDIINNLGVKRVDFCVGYFNLRGWTKVVRQVEQLDGDFVIEGSESIHRTCRLLIGMHQPPAELVKILYGQDDNTPDADMVQKAKRQIARDFRHQLLIGIPTKQDEWALRQLSAQLKSKKVVVKLSVREPLHAKLYLAYRPDDRSNPIQAIMGSSNLTYSGLTKQGELNAEFGDRDQAEKFNIWFNDRWNDRFCVDITDELVKAIDESWAADKLIPPYHIYLKIAYHLSEEARNGIKEFTLPPIFQRELFDFQQNAVKIVARHLNNDRRRGAMIGDVVGLGKTITACAVAKIYEMTYATSTLIICPANLQEMWRKYIKKYDLKAEVMSMSKVMDIDNMRYFRLIIVDESHNLRNAGKRYNQIRQLIERQSSRVLLLTATPYNKHYSDLSNQLRLFINDDQDLGIRPERYIESLGGERGFMQRHGDVHIRTIRAFNQSENVEDWNELMKLFLVRRTRSFIRENFAKTDDGNGRKYLEFPNGDRSYFPDRIPKSIKFKTESGDQYTRLYSEDMIALMEELALPRYGLSLYISEKETADVPKHISALIENLSRAGSRMMGFCKSTFFKRMDSSGFAFLLTLYRHILRNCVYLYALDNKLPVPIGDDNNLPEDYTEDEDNGTGIFGQHDSDTTVDASLNIPTDIAVYMRKAGEYYNIIANKSNLSWLDTKYFKRTLKQKLKKDCETILSMIRLCGKWEQEKDQKLNELETLLRGNAHRNDKVVVFTQFSDTARYIYYQLRKRGFTNVDYATGNRDNPTAIVERFSPDSNDAAGKYAPDEQTRILIATDVLSEGHNLQDAHVIVNYDLPWAIIRLIQRAGRVDRIGQQADKIYCYSFFPADGIEDIINLRSRLNDRINANANIVGSDEVFFEGNEKNLRDMFNEKAGVLDDADDDNDVDLASQAFQIWSNAVKADKKLKDIIPQMQNMVYSTRLTDENGIEGVVTYARTANDFDVLTWLDKEGNIISQSQQRILQALACHPDTQAQQPLDNHHELVGKAVEIIREQAVSNIGGMLGNRFSTRYRIVQLLEQYYDQGENLFFNADRREELKYAIDDIYNYPLQETSKFHLGRMLKKTGKQADDDIVEYVLELRRNNQLCIMADEDINDKENQIICSMGLRKE
- a CDS encoding IS4 family transposase, whose product is MANITLFAQVISHLPKENIRKIIKSSGSDKHCKGYNTWSQFVSMIFSQFSGCDSVRDISNGLKSATGNLNHLGINRAPSKSTVAYQNANRDSSVFRGIFYSLFQYFGQQALWQRRKFRFKMPIKLLDSTLVSLTLSIYDWAHYTTTKGAVKMHTLLDYDSLLPEFVNITDGKTTDNKAAFDIELHPYSIVVADRGYCDYSLLNNWDSSNVFFVVRHKDNIRYKAIEELPLPEKHAQNVLIDEIIEFELSAAKSKYPKRLRRIAVWNDEHGFEIELLTNNFTLAASSIAALYKARWNIEIFFRNLKQLLRIKSFIGTSRNAVETQIWTAMTTMLILTWLKHIARYKWALANLVVTLRLNTFTKIDLQKWLDQPFTPPPETIEND
- a CDS encoding phage integrase SAM-like domain-containing protein; this translates as MASVKVKFRPSTVNGKEGTLYYQVIHNRVVRQINTDYKLFASEWDSHSEAVILHHIPNEQERNNYLLSISSRIKWDKDRLNKIIHTLSQSGSFTADEIVMPFHDNRQELSFNAYIRQQIARLKRLGKVRTSETYTAALRSFSGFMNDHEVLFDQLNTDLCAEYEAYLKGRGNSPNTISFYMRILKAVYNRAVENGLTEQRHPFRFVYTGVEKTLKRAISLNDIKRIKGLDLSLKSNLNFARDMFLFCFYTRGMSFIDMAYLRKKDLQNGILSYRRRKTGQQLFIKWERCMQEILDKYPVNETEYLLPIITVRDEDYRKQYANELHRVNHLLKKIGKQLDLPIPLTMYVGRHSWASIAKSRNVPIAVISEGMGHDSENTTQIYLASLDTSVVDKANKKILDLL
- a CDS encoding relaxase/mobilization nuclease domain-containing protein translates to MIAKIMKGSDFRGVVYYILNDEKGTKIIGADGLFLENNDTIAQGFIGQAQMNPRVTKAVGHIALSFSKEDAPRLNNAAMAQIAREYMERMGIRDTQYIIGRHFDREHPHVHIAFNRIDNNGKTISDRNDRFRSERICKELTKKYGLHFANGKEQVKIDRLREPDKTKYELYQILKTEVGRCGNWNVLVNNLKRQGIDVEFKYKGQTNEIQGVVFSMNGYRFNGSKVDRRLSYSKIDAALKRNNHEGRQIQANQQQANREEISPISNSGSDLINGSLGLFTPSNQPEEQPPYDPYLRNKKKKKQRKINW